In Silene latifolia isolate original U9 population chromosome 6, ASM4854445v1, whole genome shotgun sequence, the genomic window ggcaccgATTATCGCCCTTGCTCACGCATTACCATTACTACGCACCGTCTCAACTATTAAAGCATACATTACATTACGCCACACAAATTGCCCAACTCGAATCATTTCTAAACATAATCCCGCCATCATaatacacttaaacttactttacatgttactactaaactcgtgtttacttcaatttgaagcgtataattaacattaattctttctttcacgtatcacataaatgcatacttttcaaaacaaattaatctaccatgtttcacattctatcataagcaattcatCTTGCACGAATCAaacattacgcagcggaaaaatttcaaccaacaagtaggcataaacgcattactatatgctatgtctcgaattataactcaactatactataactatcatcatagtgACTACTGTGGATTTATAAACTCGTAGATGACTCCCGTCATCattaacttatagcaaacacctaCGTGTTCACTATTCATGTCACAACATTCaattccacattttcacgcatttctatcatgtaaacttttatcacgtatctcataaccatcatataagctcactaatcattcaaagaacttcaataatctcatcaacaATCACCATACACGGCCCAATTATCactatcacacctctattaattctaacaaagacttaaccggaggtagctccggcacaattaacatgcatttcacacatagacacacggactccacattcccataccatgtgactggcttaagtgtcatggggccaagattttgaaatgagggcgcctactcacccaaaatctagcatcagctggggctcccattacacatacaccaggttcattttattagactccttacgttcattatgttcatttgttacaggttccaaaatcgtcgctctgataccactttgtaacacccccatattcagaggagccttaactaggccttccttaggatataagggcgttaccatctcggttgcccgaggatagcaataatcaaatgtcgataaaagaactattaagttatattacaagcgatttaaaccaaaacacgatataaagatacaactcaaagactattcGCTATGACCGCCATATcacgtgaggactcatccctgcccggactccagctatccacaatatcaacacctgctaagactgactgctcaccataagggatcacggcagacacataacaaacaaacaatcacacaaggtcgatcgagataAGACACAAAGAATAACAACTACAACTAACAACACAATACGATGCTATCGGGCCTCACACACACAAATCACGACAATCCAACCAATCTCTCACATCGACCGTCCACTGGACGAGCCCCGCTGCCGATCAGtggggaccgtagccgtacccaccaaatccccgctcatcataccgagagataaccctgtccattaatgtgcacatcccctcccgtggcgggttccacggagggcgaaactagggcgtgaagccactcccgcaagtgaccccactcagccgagacgcatctcgagaaccagagacaacaaccacaatcaccatcacaatcgTCGCCATACAATTACGACACTAAGCAAACATcaaacaatcacaacaactgacacgctagaccatctacagaaactgagtaggcgaacctacctttaagccaccgcaaccaatccacgctgagagataacatgtccagcgacccagcaacgcctataaccagaataccatCATCTATTACTAACAGGCAAACCCTAATTAagagaacaaggacacggatgatgattatgacatacctattagggagaaagctcagcaagagaccgctacccgacacaagtgacgccctcctaaggttcaaggatcttcaaaaggcttccatggaggttttgaggtgaagggaagggaaagaggcgactgaaggatagaaggaaagtggcggaagtgatttgcggatttaacaaaacgcgatataaaaccctcgctgaaaaccaggtactcgatcgagtacccaacatactcgatcgagtggccccctactcgatcgagtaacctagctactcgatcgagtagcctctactctatcgagtaccactcttaacacgcaacccaatatggttttggcacacttttctaagactactcccgctcccatggtcagtcaacgctggtcaaagggtccctaaaagggcgggtattacattttATCTCAGGAAAAGTGGTAGAAACAGACCCACAGAAGATTATTGCAATTAAAAATTAGCCTATTCCAAAATCTGTGAAAGAGCTAAGGAGCTTCCTTGGTTTGGCTGGGTATTATAGAAAGTTTGTGAGAAATTATGCTCTCATTAGAATACCCTTTACCTCACTCCTCAAGATAGGAGCATTTGAGTGGAATAAGCAAGCTCAAGTAGTATTTGAGGCACTAAAAACTGCTCTGAGTTCAGCTCTAGTTTTAGCTGTACCAGACTTCTCAAAAGTCTTTGTGGTAGAGATAGATGCTTCTAATATAGGAATTGGTGCAGTCCTCATGCAAGAAGACCATCCTCTAGCATTCATTAGCAGAGCTTTGGGTCCAAAATGGCAAAATTTATCTGTCTATGAGAAGGAATTGTTAGCCGTGGTTGCAGCTgtacaaaagtgggaacaatatctgtctgatcaacgttttataattaAAACAGACCAGAAGAGTCTCAAATGATTACTTCAACAAAAAGTCTCTACACCATTCCAACAATTTTGGTTATCAAAACTTATGGGGTTTGATTATGAAATCCAATATAGGAGTGGCAAGGAAAATTTGGCTGCTGATACACTGTCAAGGGTAGTCGGTTCTGAGGTTCTTGTGCTGGCTTTATCTGTTGTGCAATCTAATTTGGATAAAAAAATTCAAGATAGTTATGCTATTGACCCCTCCTTATCACATATACTTGACCAACTTCAAGAACAACAATTAGTTGCTGGGTACACATTGGTTAATGGACTAATCAGGAAAAAAGAGAAGATACTTATTGGGTCTGATGACTCTTTAAAAAACACTATACTTCAATGGTATCATGAGTCACCTCAAGGTGGGCATTCTGGCAGAGATGCTACCAGCAACAGAGTCAAAGCATTATTTACATGGAGAGGCATGAACAAATTTATTAACAATTTCATAAGAAATTGTCAAGTATGCCAGGCCAACAAATATGATAATGCAGCATCTCCGGGATTACTGCAACCTCTCCCCATTCCTGAAGACGTTTGGATGGACATTTCAATGGATTTTATTACAGGATTACCTAAATCACAAGGTAAAGAGGTGATTTTTGTGGTGGTAGATCGCATGAGTAAGTATGCTCATTTCATGGCACTTTCTCATCCTTATACTGTAGTTGATGTTGCTCAAACATATCTTGATAATGTGTTTAAATTGCATGGCTGGCCTCGTAGCATTGTAAGTGACAGGGATGTTGTATTCTTGAGTCACTTTTGGCAAGCTTTATTCTCCATCCATGGTTCAAATCTCCTTCTATCTTCCTCTTATCATCCCCAGATGGACAAACTGAGGTGGTTAATCGATGTTTGGAGACCTTTCTAAGATGCATGACCAGTGAACATCCCAAGAATTGGTATCTATGGTTACCTCTTGCTGAATGGTGGTATAATACCAACTTCCATACAACCTCAAAGCTTACTCCCTATGAAGTGGTATACAATCAACCACCACCCCTACATTTACCTTATCTTCCTGGGGAGACCAATGTAGCTATGGTGGATAGAACTTTACAACGAAGGGAGGGTATGATCAACACATTGAAGCATCATTTGCAAAGAGCTCAAAATCGAATGAAGGTGCATGCTGATAAGAATAGGTCAGACCGGCAGTTTATGCTAGGGGATTGGGTATGGCTAAAACTTCAGAATTACAGGCAGATTTCAGTGGCCTCAAGAAGCAATGAGAAGCTTTCTCCTAAATACTATGGGCCATTTCAGATAACTGATATAGTGGGGAAGGTAGCTTATAAGTTGAAATTGCCTGCTAGAGCTCTCATTCATAATGTTTTTCTTGTGTCCCAATTGAAGAAATTTAGAGGCACATTACCTATTGTTTCTTATATTCCTGAGTGGTTTCATGGTAAAGAAGGTGATGCTGATGTACAACCCCTTGCTATGCTCGACAGGAGAGTTGTGAAGAGACAGAATGCTGCTGTGGTACAGTATCTTGTGCAATGGACAGGATACCCTGCATCTGAGGCTACATGGGAGTGGGCAGAAGCTTTTGAACAGAAGTTTCCTACTTTTGTTGTTCAGACTTGAGGTCAAGTCTATTCTCAAGGGGGTAGGAATGTTATAGTAGCAAAGAGTTAGTTACATAGGTTGTTAGTTAGCCAATCAAAGATGAGCTGGCATTAGTTTGTTACAGTTGTTATTCTTGTTATAGCTTATAAATACACTCTCTGATGTAATATCTCATTCATTCAGAATATTAATACAAAATCACTCTTTTTCTCTTATTCTCCCATCCTCTTTCTCTCTATACTTCCGCCATTGTCAGTAAAGCTCGGGTGTTTCAAGGTACACTCCTGGATTACTGTAACAAatatctcccgtctataatgagaatttgtgttaatttAATTACAATTAGCATGGATCAAACAGAGCCAACCAAATTTGTAACCAATACCGGCAAAACAATCATAACTCAAATTACCAAGCTGTGATCAAACAAACATTAACCCATAATCATAATTTAACTAGTATCCATTACCAAGATATGATCAAACAAACATTAACTCATCAAATCTACGATCAAGGCAAAACGATACTATCTACAACTGCTACGAAGAAAAAATGAACAGAAAGATGTCCTAAACCACATACCGTACATAAAAACAATTCActtgaaaatcaaaggccctCAAACAGAACATTGTCAGAACCCCTAATCTTGTTCACGGAACTCAAAAAAAAAAGCATCCTTGCCTTACAGTACTGATTTTCGCGATAGCTTTAGTTTCACAAGTAGAAGATACGGAGTACGTCTGTAGTGCGAAAGAACATAACAAAGACAGTAAAAGGCAAAAAGTTAGAATGACACTATTTAGCTGTTATGCCATATATGTTGTCACAAAAGGAACTCACTTCCGAAACCCACCAAGTTTGATCTCATCTTTTCTAGAAAGTGATATGAGTACAAGTTACCAGCAACAGAAAATTTAGAGAGTATCAGAGATAGTCAAGGTAAAACACCTCCAAGATTATCTTGAATCATAAATGAAAACCTATTGCTTTACCTATATAGGAGTATGTTTAATCTATAACATCTCCATCATCTTCGCCCAAGGCCACATGTAATCTTAGGTAGACGTGCTTCTAACGCACACTTATGCACTAGCCGCCATGAGGCGCAGTTGACATTGCTTTACAGGGATGACTCGGATGAGGCAAACAAGTGCAGAGAAAGATGCGCTTCTGGCTTTGAGTCCCGGCCAAGATCATGTCTTGGTCAATTCACTGAAAAAGATAAAAGACATGTAACGAATTGAGTGTTTTAGTGCTGTCCAACATGAATCCATATCATTAACAAATCAAAAGGCAATCTAAAAATATAGTCAATTAATGGAACTTACAGTGGCAAAATTTACATTATAAAACTCAAATCATACAACTGAGGATTTGATTAGCTAAACACGAATTTAAATCAATAAATAGAGGAAAAACAAACAATTTAGAGGACGAATTGAGCAATATTAATGTTACTATACATAATCATATCGATACATCCCAACTTTTAATAATTACATTTGATAAAAAGACATCATCCTTGTAAACTATAGAACAGTCAGAATAGAATGAAAACAAACACCCTAAAAGTGACAGGAAAAATGAAATTACCTCACTACCCTGTGAAAACTCGACTTGGAATGTCCTACAATAGAAAATTTCATTTGACTTGAGATCTTATGCTAATCTATATTTAAATTAGAGGAGATTTGAAAATGACCATGAATTTGAAAACTAAAGAGGATAAACCTTAAGACTGCTACGTAGAGGTGATGCATAGATGTATACATAGACTAAACGATGTGATGCTATGTGCCTATGTTATGCTGACCTACAGAGAGAAATTTCTATATTGACTAAACTGCACCTCAATAACTTGCAGATCTTCAATAATATAAGTATTAAAGAGGAGTGTGAGATCCGTCTCAGAACAAAGCACATAACGAGAAAAGTGAAAGGACTAGACGAAGTTGCACCTGTTTAAGGCTTCGGCGCCCGTCTTGAAAAGCTCATACTTTCAGTAGCCAGGCCTCTAATGTTGCAGTAGCAATATTAAGAAAACATTAATCGAAGTAGCTGTCCTTGACAGTAAGTAATGGGATATGTTCAATCTTGGGCCAGTCACTACCGGTTGAGCCTCGACATCTCGTTGTTAATTCACGACAATCCACGATCTCAAGCTCATTTAAGGAAGTGAGCTTGCAAAACTCATCAGGCAGACATGTTAACAGAGGACAACCAAACAAACGCATATATGCAAGAGACGAGAAGCAGCCAATCCATTTTGGTAGTGTCTCCAAATTCTCATTGAATGATAACTTCAGAGAGCGAAGCCTTGTAAGGTGTTGAAGCCCACTAGGGAGGTGTAGTAGCTTAGGAATACTATGAAATTCCAACAGTCGAAGACTGTTTAATGCTTTCCATGGCATGCCATCCACGAGTTGTGGGTCTTGTGATAAATCTAGCTCCCCACAGTTGTGAATGACTAAAGATTCCAGTAGAGTGAGATGTTCCAGGCCTACAGATATTGATGTCAGACTTCTGCAATCTGTGAGTTTCAAACACCTGAGAATAGACGTACGTTTGAAGACTTCCTCAAGTATGCCAGTGTTCAACAACTCACGATTCTGAATTTCCAGTGAAGTAATGTGACCCAAACATTCTTCTGGCAAAGAAATTAGGTCTTCTACTTCATCAACACTCAATGTAGTCAACTTTGAGCTGTATTCAGAGACGGACACTGATGACCCAACATGATTACTCTCTGCGGAGCAGCCTGACAGTTTCTTCAACACAGTGAGCTCTTTTTTGACGTTACTTAGGACTAAATTCTTGACATTAGGAGAAAGAGGAAAGGATGCTAGATTCTTACAATTTTCAATTCTCAGTTTTTCTAGAAGAGGAAAAGACGATGTACGTTGACTCGAATAACACGTTAGTTTTCCCTTGCCATTACATTCTATCAATTCTGTTTCTTCCCACCACCCTTTCAGATTAGCCATGGCTCTCAGTTCAAGTTCCTGAAGAGATGGAAAAAATGATTCAGTAGATGGTAGTGGCGGTGACTCAATCCCAAGTAAACTCCTTTCTATGTACTCCACACGTCTAAGACCTACAAGTCTAAGACATCTTAAGAAAGGCAATTGGCTGAAAGAAGGGACTTGCTGGCAACTTCCGCAGTGGAGAAGACGAATCTCTACAAGATTTGGGAGAGTCCTGCATAAACTATCAGCAATCGCCCAACTAGGGAGCTTTTGACCTCTGTACCACGATAAGTCCAACTTCTTCAAATTTTTGTGTGGTTTCAGACCTTCCAATATAGCCTCATCGTGGCTACTAGGCATACTGCCGCCATACCTCACTCCTCCCAATTTTACACTTAACTCAGTCAACCATTTCTTACTATTTAAGTTTGCCTCCACAGCTTCAAAGGCCGGGTCTTCGAGATCTTCAACAAGTTTTATTTTCAAGGCTCCTCTTAGGTTATTGAGGTTCTTAAGATCCTTTAACTGCGCGGTGTCAGTATTGTCCTTCAGTTTTAGTGGAAAACTACGATTCACTATAAAACATGGTAGTTTATGAAGAGAAGTTAGTTCTCCTAGGCCAGATGGCATGTTAAGTAAACGACAACCAAGAACATTGAGAGTCATAAGGTTAGTAAGTTTTCTAGTATGGATAGGTAATGCTGTAAGCCTTCGACAATGGTAGAGAATCAATGTCTGCAAATTATGGAGTCTTGTGACTGAATGGGGAAGCTCTTCTAAAGGGTTCATGGAGAGATTAAGGTACCTTAAGTGTATCAAATTAACAATGGATTTGGGTAGAATCCTAACCCCAAGATTACGCAGATCCAACACTCGTAAGCATCTGAAGTTTGAAATTATCAGTTTAAGAACTGTCTGATTAAAATCTGATCCATCTCTAAATTGAACTGGCAAAAGAAACGTCCTCAATCTGTTCGCCTTTAGCATGCAATCTGGGATCTTCCACGAGTTGGTCAGATGATAACCTAAAGACAAGCGACGGATTTGGTCACTGAAGTTTATTTCTAGGAGCTTCGCTACTTTACTCTCAGTTCCAGCTACTTCTACTGCCAAATCATGCATCAACTCGTGCATTTTGAAACTTAAAATGTTCCCCCATTTATCTCTTCTTATATCTTGGAAGAAGCACCTTTGCAGCAAAATCATTAAATAATCATCACCAAGTTCTTTTAAACTCTGAGTTTCAGTCGCTGAAACAACAAAGCCCTCGGCTATCCAAAGATCAACCAGAGTATCCTTATCAAATTTATAATCCTTAGGAAACAATGCACAGTAAGAAAAACAGTTCTTCAGTGGTGACAATAGATGATGGTAGCTGAACTTTAGAATAGCCATAATGCCGTTTTGCTCATCAGGCAACTCTGCAAAGCTAGTTCCTGCAATTGAACTCCACTTCTGTTCATCTTTTCCACGTAGAAGAGTTCCTAAACTTCTTAAGGCCAATGGAACTCCGGCACACTTCTTCACTATCTCTTCTCCTAATTTCACCAAATCAGGTTTCTCCTGAGATTCTCCTTCTTCAAATGCCATTTTTTCAAATAATGCCCATGACTTCTCTTCAGAGAGGCCATTTAAATCATAAGCTGTAACACTTCCCATGATATTTGCCACCTTTCTAGATCGCGTAGTCACTAATATCTTGCTTCCATGTCCACCAACCTTCAAAATTGCACTCAGTTTAGTCCACTCCTGAGGTTCCTCATTCCACACATTGTCTAGAACTAGTAGATATTTCTTTTCCCCAATTTCTTTTCTTAGTCGGCCTTGCAACTGATCAATCTCTAAATTTTGAGTCTCATTATTTGTTGCTGACATGAGAATCTTCTTAATAACTTGCTTTATATCAAAGACTTCTGACACGCAAACCCATAACTTTAGCTCAAAGTGCTTCTTAATCCGGTCATCATTATACACGAGTTGAGCTAAAGTTGTCTTCCCTTGACCACCAATCCCTAAAATAGGAATAACAGATAGTTTCCGATCTTGAGCAGCAGAAGAGGCCATCAAAATATCTATGATGGCCTCCTTATCATCATCTCGACCAACAATTTCTTCTGCATGTACAAACGAGTGAGAATCACTCAAATCCCTACCTGACCTCACTCCCTCCTGAGGCCGTAGAACAGACTGTACAAAGGCAAATTCCAAACTGTCTTTGGCAATTTGATCAAGCTCTTCCCTAACCTTTTTAATCCTCCTAGAAATAGAAAAGGCAAAAGTGATACAATTGGAGTCAGAAAAGAAACTGAGTACCTCCTTACGGATATTGTGACCACCCATGACCTCCCTTTGTGATGCCATTGTTGCAAActcatcaaacaagtcatctgcATCATATACAACCGTTTTAAGCCTGTCAAGCCAACCACGAATAGTGTGGCTCTCAACTTGTCTTTCTTCTGCATCCACCAACATATCATTTATTGTGTTGATCGTGTTTTTGAGCTGTTCCAGACGGTTTTTGAAACCCCATGCAGATGCAATCTCATCCAGTGCTCTCAAGCTTAGATTTTTGAGAAGTGATTGAGCAATGCTGAACACTATTGCTTTAGCCATTATTTCagtttctctcttttttttttttttttttttttttttttgcgctgTTATGGATTGCAGTTCTTCAAAGTTACAAAAATCACTAATGATTTAAGGTGACTTAGGACAGAGTTACAAAAAAACTTGCAGAAGTTTATTAGTCATCGACTTTGATCCAATCAATGCCAGTTGGCCAAGTAGCTAAAAATCACTAAATTAGTATTCCATTTCTACCAGTCATGATCAAGCTATGCCTATTTGATAGTTCATTTGGTGGAATATTACTTTTATGATTCTACTCTCAAGAAGTTAATGGGACTAGAAGTTAGTGTAGTCCCATTATTCCTAAATGATATATAGATGAAATCTTTATAATACATTTGAAGGGCTACAGGCTACTTGTTCAATTGTAATTAGTATTCAGATAGTTGGTTATTTGTATCTGTCAGTCTACCCCTCCTCGGTCGGCACAGCTTAGGCCGATTCAACCCATGTATATTTTGCTTGACTTTATTTTATTCTGACCTTTCCTGAACTAGCTTTTTAGACCATTCTGAGatctcaaaagtcaaaacatcccTAAAATTTTAACTTCACTTTATAATACATTCCAGTTTTTTCCATCCTTTGAGAAGTTCTCTAAGCCTTTCTAAAATAACTAATACTACTGTATCTTATATCTGGAATAGATAAATAGCCCTGAAGGTCACTGAATCACTGGGGCTGGCCA contains:
- the LOC141658930 gene encoding putative disease resistance protein RGA3; this encodes MAKAIVFSIAQSLLKNLSLRALDEIASAWGFKNRLEQLKNTINTINDMLVDAEERQVESHTIRGWLDRLKTVVYDADDLFDEFATMASQREVMGGHNIRKEVLSFFSDSNCITFAFSISRRIKKVREELDQIAKDSLEFAFVQSVLRPQEGVRSGRDLSDSHSFVHAEEIVGRDDDKEAIIDILMASSAAQDRKLSVIPILGIGGQGKTTLAQLVYNDDRIKKHFELKLWVCVSEVFDIKQVIKKILMSATNNETQNLEIDQLQGRLRKEIGEKKYLLVLDNVWNEEPQEWTKLSAILKVGGHGSKILVTTRSRKVANIMGSVTAYDLNGLSEEKSWALFEKMAFEEGESQEKPDLVKLGEEIVKKCAGVPLALRSLGTLLRGKDEQKWSSIAGTSFAELPDEQNGIMAILKFSYHHLLSPLKNCFSYCALFPKDYKFDKDTLVDLWIAEGFVVSATETQSLKELGDDYLMILLQRCFFQDIRRDKWGNILSFKMHELMHDLAVEVAGTESKVAKLLEINFSDQIRRLSLGYHLTNSWKIPDCMLKANRLRTFLLPVQFRDGSDFNQTVLKLIISNFRCLRVLDLRNLGVRILPKSIVNLIHLRYLNLSMNPLEELPHSVTRLHNLQTLILYHCRRLTALPIHTRKLTNLMTLNVLGCRLLNMPSGLGELTSLHKLPCFIVNRSFPLKLKDNTDTAQLKDLKNLNNLRGALKIKLVEDLEDPAFEAVEANLNSKKWLTELSVKLGGVRYGGSMPSSHDEAILEGLKPHKNLKKLDLSWYRGQKLPSWAIADSLCRTLPNLVEIRLLHCGSCQQVPSFSQLPFLRCLRLVGLRRVEYIERSLLGIESPPLPSTESFFPSLQELELRAMANLKGWWEETELIECNGKGKLTCYSSQRTSSFPLLEKLRIENCKNLASFPLSPNVKNLVLSNVKKELTVLKKLSGCSAESNHVGSSVSVSEYSSKLTTLSVDEVEDLISLPEECLGHITSLEIQNRELLNTGILEEVFKRTSILRCLKLTDCRSLTSISVGLEHLTLLESLVIHNCGELDLSQDPQLVDGMPWKALNSLRLLEFHSIPKLLHLPSGLQHLTRLRSLKLSFNENLETLPKWIGCFSSLAYMRLFGCPLLTCLPDEFCKLTSLNELEIVDCRELTTRCRGSTGSDWPKIEHIPLLTVKDSYFD